The Pseudoxanthomonas suwonensis sequence CGGCGCCAGCACCGGCTCGCCGCCCTGCTTGACCACCTTGTACTCGCGGTAGCCGTACAGGGTGAAATGGTCGTTGGCCGCCCAGCGCAGGAATTCCTGAGCCTCGCGCCGGCCGCTGTCGTCCACCGGCATGCGCCGGGTGGCCAGGTCGTCGGCCAGCACCTGCATGCGCTCACGCATCAGGCCCCAGTCGGCGACCACGCCGCGCACCTCGGCCAGCACCGCGGCCACGCGCCGCTCGATCTCGCCCATCGCGGCCGGCGCCTGGCGGTCGATCTCCAGCAGCATCAGCGATTCGGCACGGCCGTCGCCGACCGACTGCAGCTTGCCGCTGCCGTCGCGCGCGATCCGCACCAGCGGATGGCCCAGCACGTGCACGCCCACGCCCATCTCCGACAGGGCCATGCTCACCGAGTCGACCAGGAACGGCATGTCGTCGTTGACGATCTGCAGCACCGTGTAGGCCGATTCCCAGCCGTGGTCCGCCAGGGTGGGATTGAACACGCGCACGTTGGCCGTGCCCGGCCTGCGCCGGCGCGCGAACTCCAGCATGTCCGCGCCGATCGCGGCCCAGGCCTGCGGCGCGTGCTGCGGGTACTCGTCCTCTTCCAGGCGGCGGTAGAACTCGGCCAGGAATTCCTGCAGCTCCGCCTGGCGCGCGGCCGGCACCAGCCGGCGGGCGGCGGCGAACACGGGCTCGAGCGAGAAGCGTCCGGTCGCCGCGACCGGCGCTGCGGCCTTCCTGGTCCGGGTCGATGCCGGCGCCGGCTTCGTCGTCCGTTTGCCACCGGAAGAACTGGATTTCATGGGGTGAAACTCCGCGACAAGGTGAGTGCGCGCATTGTAGCCGCGCGCGCGGCGACAACCTTGCTGCAGGACGGAAGAAATCGCCTCTTCCAAATTAATGAACTGGACGGTATAGTCCAGTCCGCATGCAAACGCCACCACTGCCACGTCCGAGCGACAACCCCCGCCACCAGCAGGTGCACGAAGCGGTCCGCGCCCTGGTCCGCGAGCAGGGCGTGCAGATCAGCATGGACGCGGTGGCCGCGCGCGCCGGCTGCTCCAAGCAGACCCTGTACGCGCGCTACGGCTCCAAGCAGGCATTGCTGCTGCAGGTGCTCAGCGACGACGGCAACAACCGCGCCACCCTGGCCGGCACGCCCGACGCGGCGACCCTGCGTCCGCGGCTGGCGGCCTTCGCCCGCGACCATCTCGCCCGCCTCTCGCAGCCCGACACGATCGGCACCGCGCGCCTGGTCACCGCCCAGGCCACCCAGTTCCCCGACGAGGTGCGCGCCCTGTTCGACACCTGCGTCGGCGGCCTGCAGGAACGCCTGGCGCACTGGCTGCAGCAGGCCATGCGCCGCGGCCTGCTCCGCCATGACGATCCGCACTTCGCCGCCGAACTGCTGTTGGGCATGATCGTCGGCCTGGATTTCGACCGGCAGCGCTTCATGTTTCCGCATCGCGACACGGCCGCCCAGCAGGCAGACTGGGCCGACTTCGCCGTCGACAGCTTCCTGCGCGCCTTCGCGCCGCCGGCCTCCCGCGCCTGACTTCCTGTACCTGAACCCCCCGGAGCTCTTATGCGCCTCCATCGCCCCCTCTTCCTGGCCAGCGGCCTGCTTGCCCTGGCCGCATGCGGCAACGGGGAACAGGCCACCGCCCCGCCCCCGCCCGAAGTCGGCGTGGTCGAAGTCCAGCCGCAGACCGTGCCGCTGACCCGCGACCTGGTCGGCCGGTTGTCGCCGTACCGCAGCGCGGACGTGCGCGCGCGCGTGCCCGGCGTGCTGCTGCGCCGCGTCTACGAGGAAGGCAGCGACGTGCGCGAGGGCCAGCTGTTGTTCGAGATCGATCCGGCCCCGCTGCAGGCCTCGCTCGGCGTGGCCCAGGGGCAACTCGCGCAGGCCGAGGCGGCCTACGCCAATGCACGCACCAGCGCCGAACGCGCCCGCCAGCTGGCGCCGCAGAAGTTCGTCTCGCAGAACGACCTGGACAACGCCGTCGCCGCCGAGCGCAGCGCCTCGGCCGCGGCCGAGGCCGCGCGCGCCAACGTGCGCAACGCACAGATCGACCTGGGCTACGCCAAGGTCGCCGCGCCGATCGCCGGGCGCGCGGGCAAACAACGTGTGACCGAGGGCGCGCTGGTCGGCCAGGGCGAGGCCACCCTGCTGACCACCGTCGACCAGCTCGACCCGCTGTACGCCAACTTCTCGATCGGCTCCAACGAACTGGCCCAGCTGCGCGCCGCGACCAACGTCTCGCTGATCGGCGCCGGCAAGGCCACCGTGCAGGTGGTGCTGCCCGGCGACCGGGTCCACGAACAGCCCGGCCTGCTGGACTTCTCCGACACCACGGTCGATCCCGCCACCGGCGCGGTGTCGCTGCGCGCGCAGGTGCCCAACCCCGGCCAGGTCCTATTCCCCGGCAGCTTCGTCACCCTGAAGGTGAACATGGGCGAGTTGCGCGACGTGTTCCTGGTGCCGCAGGAAGCGGTGCTGCGCGATGCCAACGGCGCCTTCGTGCGCGTGGTCGGTGCCGACGGCAACGTCGAGCGCCGGAACGTGGCCGCCAGCACCGCCCAGGGCAACCAGTGGATCGTCACCTCAGGTATCGCCGGCGGCGACAAGGTCATCGTCAGCGGTGTGCAGAAGGCCAGGGAAGGTTCGCCGGTGCAGGCCACGCCGTGGCAGCCCCAGGCCGCGCAGCCAGCGCCGGCGGGCGCCCCGCAGGCAGCCCCGGTCGATGACGCCGACGGCACGCCCGAGCCGGCCGCGTAAGGACAGCCCCCCCATGCCCAAGTTCTTCATCAACCACCCGGTCTTCGCCTGGGTCGTGGCGATCCTGATCTCGCTCTCGGGCGTGATCTCGATCCTCGGCCTGGGCGTGGAGTCCTATCCGAACATCGCCCCGCCGCAGGTCACGGTCGGAGCCAGCTACCCCGGCGCCAGTGCGGCCACCGTCGAACGCGCGGTCACCCAGGTCATCGAGCAGCAGCTGACCGGCATCGACCACCTGCTCTATTTCAGCTCCTCGTCCAGCGCCACCGGCCGCGCCAGCATCACCCTGACCTTCGAGACCGGTACCGACCCGGACATCGCCCAGGTCCAGGTGCAGAACAAGGTCGCGCTGGCGACCC is a genomic window containing:
- a CDS encoding efflux RND transporter periplasmic adaptor subunit; the encoded protein is MRLHRPLFLASGLLALAACGNGEQATAPPPPEVGVVEVQPQTVPLTRDLVGRLSPYRSADVRARVPGVLLRRVYEEGSDVREGQLLFEIDPAPLQASLGVAQGQLAQAEAAYANARTSAERARQLAPQKFVSQNDLDNAVAAERSASAAAEAARANVRNAQIDLGYAKVAAPIAGRAGKQRVTEGALVGQGEATLLTTVDQLDPLYANFSIGSNELAQLRAATNVSLIGAGKATVQVVLPGDRVHEQPGLLDFSDTTVDPATGAVSLRAQVPNPGQVLFPGSFVTLKVNMGELRDVFLVPQEAVLRDANGAFVRVVGADGNVERRNVAASTAQGNQWIVTSGIAGGDKVIVSGVQKAREGSPVQATPWQPQAAQPAPAGAPQAAPVDDADGTPEPAA
- a CDS encoding TetR/AcrR family transcriptional regulator, with amino-acid sequence MQTPPLPRPSDNPRHQQVHEAVRALVREQGVQISMDAVAARAGCSKQTLYARYGSKQALLLQVLSDDGNNRATLAGTPDAATLRPRLAAFARDHLARLSQPDTIGTARLVTAQATQFPDEVRALFDTCVGGLQERLAHWLQQAMRRGLLRHDDPHFAAELLLGMIVGLDFDRQRFMFPHRDTAAQQADWADFAVDSFLRAFAPPASRA